From Toxorhynchites rutilus septentrionalis strain SRP chromosome 2, ASM2978413v1, whole genome shotgun sequence, a single genomic window includes:
- the LOC129769584 gene encoding enolase-binding protein-like: MRLNAQLCTVVGFLIAFGSGCVFGSNIFAGSQPEVDVKSFLTGNCDSNSTLMGIAVKSLSVDHIDRNVQNLCKEGAHGLLLWITADKFQQLPELDTSLKFVAKAANKEDLSGICVYDPTTDTCANENGELKGSVLILGEKYAERYELRDITYKKWTNSTRLGTPVLAYATLKNRDASYKYVDQDISYLSDSRLEHQLPATVAHGLPLSVYRGKLVRYKTVTGETFYSRVFQTINAIRYMSPYTTINVTVIATEEREYREFQAKLVTVYTDEEGYSWSRVMTTIEGASIDTSLKDTHVEYGEVTNMYDESQPAPSPNLPHTDHKYPMQPIVTKSESIHIHIKEVELGQVYPGFRSFAIGAGIILFSVLGIALLDIARRVIGDRRAKRLRLGRYSKVDGR; encoded by the exons ATGAGACTCAACGCTCAATTGTGCACAGTGGTGGGGTTTTTGATTGCGTTCGGGTCAGGATGTGTTTTCGGAAGCAATATTTTCGCAGGTAGCCAACCGGAAGTGGATGTTAAG TCATTTCTGACAGGAAATTGCGATAGCAATTCCACGTTGATGGGCATAGCCGTCAAATCATTGAGTGTGGATCACATTGACCGCAACGTCCAGAACCTTTGCAAGGAAGGAGCGCATGGATTATTATTATGGATAACGGCTGATAAATTCCAACAGTTGCCAGAATTGGACACGAGTTTGAAGTTCGTGGCCAAAGCTGCCAATAAGGAAGATCTAAGCGGAATATGCGTATACGATCCCACAACGGACACGTGTGCAAACGAAAATGGCGAGTTG AAAGGTTCGGTACTGATCCTTGGCGAGAAGTATGCTGAACGATACGAACTGAGAGATATCACGtacaaaaaatggactaattcaACGCGTCTCGGGACACCAGTGTTGGCGTACGCGACGCTGAAGAATCGTGATGCATCGTACAAATACGTCGATCAAGATATATCCTATCTGTCGGATTCACGGCTAGAGCACCAGCTCCCGGCGACAGTCGCTCACGGTCTTCCACTTTCTGTCTACCGAGGAAAACTTGTGCGCTACAAAACGGTGACCGGGGAAACATTCTATAGCAGGGTATTTCAG ACCATCAATGCGATTCGCTATATGAGCCCATACACGACCATCAACGTGACCGTCATTGCCACAGAGGAGCGAGAATATCGGGAGTTCCAAGCCAAGCTGGTAACAGTCTACACCGACGAGGAAGGTTACAGTTGGTCACGAGTCATGACTACAATCGAAGGCGCG TCCATAGACACATCCCTCAAGGACACGCACGTTGAATATGGCGAAGTCACCAACATGTACGATGAATCTCAACCAGCGCCGAGCCCCAATCTGCCCCATACGGATCACAAATACCCGATGCAACCGATTGTGACCAAATCGGAAAGCATCCACATCCACATAAAAGAGGTGGAACTAGGCCAGGTGTATCCAGGATTCCGTTCCTTTGCCATCGGTGCGGGCATTATCCTTTTCTCTGTTCTCGGTATCGCGCTGCTTGATATAGCTCGGCGAGTGATTGGCGATCGTCGGGCCAAACGGCTACGGCTTGGGAGGTACAGCAAAGTTGATGGTAGATGA